A window of Nocardioidaceae bacterium genomic DNA:
CCGGCGCACTCAAGGCGATGCTGCCGATCTTCAAGACCGGGCTCGGTGGCCCGCTCGGGTCCGGGCAGCAGTACTTCCCGATCGTCTCGACCCACGACTGGGTGCGGGTCGTCGTGGAGGCGTTGACCAACGAGGACCTCGCGGGACCCGTCAACCCGGTCATCCCCGAGCCGACGACGAACGCGGAGTTCACCGCCACGCTGGCCGACCTGCTGAACCGGCCCGCGTTCCTCAAGGTGCCCGCCTTCGTCATCGACAAGGCGGCCGGACCACTCTCCCCCGAGCTGCTCGGATCGGTGCGCGCCGTCCCCCGGGCTCTGCTCGACACAGGCTTCACCTTCGCCCACCCCGAGGTCGAGTCGGTGCTGCGCGCCGCCCTCAACGCCGGACGCTGAGGCTCCCTGCGCCTGCGATCGGCCGCACCTCCCGTACCTCTTGCACGGCCCAGCCGCCCAGCGGCCAGGCCCAGTCCAGGCTCAGCCGGAGGTCGCGCGGGGCGGACGCGGGCAGGGTGCGCTGCTCGCCGTCGCGGACGGCCGCCAGCCGAGCCCGGGTGTCGCGCTGCTGCACGCGCACGTCGACGACGAGGCGGTCCGACGTACGCCTCACCTCGGTGACGGCGCGGCGGGCGGTCTGCCAGCCGGTCAGGGCGACCCCGGCCGAGACGTACGCCCGGAGCGCGGCGACGTCCGCGGCGCCGGCCCGGGACCCCGGGAGGTAGAGCTCCTGCAGCGCGCCGACGTCCCCGCCCCGCCATGCCTGCGCACGCCGGTCGTCCCACCACGCCACCACGGCGGTGGCCGGGGCGTCGCGAGCCGGCGCGGCTCGGGGTGGTGCGGCGTCGGACGTCGCGAGGGCGCGGGGTGTCGCTGCGTTCGACGACGGCGGCCCGGGCGCCGCTGCGGGCGCCGGTGCGGCAGGCGGTGACGAGCAGCCCAGGGCCGTGAGGAGGACCGGCAGGAGCAGCACGAGGGACGGGCGCATCCGACCAGCCTGAGGCCTCGACGTCCCCTCGGTGCTCCCTTGTCCACAGGTGCGGGTGCGCACGGCCTCCGCGTGGCGCCCACGCAGATCTCGATCCCTCCGGCATCCTGCGGTCGGAGGTGGCACATGAGCACGAACTCGGCTGCAGGAGCACCGGTCATCGAGACCCAGGGGCTGCGCAAGGTCTTCCGTACGCGCCGCGGGCGGTCCGTCGTCGCGGTCGACGGACTCGACCTCGCCGTGCCGGCCGGCGGCGTCCACGGTTTCCTGGGCCCGAACGGCTCGGGCAAGACCACCAGCATCCGCATGATGCTCGGCCTGGCCTCCGTCACCGACGGCACGATCCGCCTCTTCGGCGAGCCCGTGCCCCGGCAGCTGCCCACGGTCATGCCCCGCATCGGCGCCGTCGTCGAGCAGCCGAAGTTCACCCCGACCTTCACCGGACGCCGCAACCTCGAGCTGCTCGCCCGCACCCACGGGGTCGACGACCGTGCCGTCGACCGCACGCTCGAGCAGGTCGGCATGAGCGGACGCGAGTCCGAGCGGTTCAAGGGCTACTCGCTCGGCATGAAGCAACGGCTCGCGATCGCCGCGACCCTGCTGACCGAGCCCGACCTGCTGATCCTCGACGAGCCGACGAACGGGCTCGACCCGGCGGGCATCCGCGAGATCCGCGACCTCATCCGCACCCTCGGCGAGCAGGGCGTCACCGTATTGCTGAGCTCGCACATCCTCGCCGAGGTCGAGCAGGTCTGCCGCACCGTGACCATCATCGGGCGAGGCCGTCGGCTGGCCGAGGGCAGCGTGGCCGAGCTCGTCGCCGGGACGCGGACGACCCGTCTCGTGGTGGGCGACACCGAGGCCACGGCTCGCGCGGCACAGCTGCTGGGCGACTCCGGGCACGCCGTACGCCGGGAGGGCGAGGCCCTGCTCCTCGACGACGTCGACCCCGGTGAGGCCAACCGGCTGCTCGGTGAGGCCGGCATCTGGGCGAGCGAGCTGACACCCGTGCGCCGTGACCTCGAGGGCGTCTTCCTCGAGCTCACCGCCGGCGCCGGACCCGGGCGTCCGAGCCCCGGCATGACAGGGGACCCGTCGCGGGGAGCCGACCCGAGCCGACCGAGCGGAGAGTCCCGATGAGCCTGCTGCGCCTGAGCCGTGTCGAGCTGACGCGGTACCGCTCCCGCCGCGCCATCGCCTTCCTGGTGGTGGTCTCCCTCGTGCTCACCGCCGTCATCGCCGCGGTCCTGATCTTCCAGACCCGGCCCTTCGACCGGGCCGACATCCAGCGCGCCGAGCAGCAGGCGGCCGCCGAGGCCGAGCAGCCGTACATTCAGCGTGAGCTGCGGCGCTGCGTGAACCGGCCGCGCACCTACGGCATCCGGCCCGACAACCCGGACGTGCAGCAACGCTGCGAGGAGTTCGTGCTGCCGACGGCCGAGTGGTACCTCTACCGGCCCGAGCTCCGCCCCCGCGAGCAGCTGCAGGGCGGCGCCCTGGGCGTCGCGACGATGCTGGTGATGGCGCTGATCCTCGCGGCCACGACGTTCGCCGGCGCCGACTGGAACTCCGGGTCGCTGATTAACCAGCTGCTGGCCGTGCCCGGACGCGTACGCCTCTGGGTCGCCAAGGCCCTCCCCGTCACGGTGGTCTCGACCGCGGTGACGCTGGTGACGCTCGCCGGGTGGTGGACGGCCGTGCTGGTCACGGCCCGGCTGCGCGACATCGGGGTCGGCGGTCCCCTGCTGGCCGACATCGGGTGGCAGATCGTGCGGGCCGGGGCCCTGGCCGGGTTCGCGGCTCTCGGCGCGTACGCCCTGACGATGCTGCTCCGCAGCACCGTCGCCACCCTCGGGGTGCTGTTCGCGTACACCGTGGTCGGTGACCTGGTGCTGAACCTGCTGCCGTTCGACGGGCAGCGATACGCGATCTCGACCAACGTCTTCGCCTGGCTCAACGGCAGCTTCACCTACTACGACTACGACCGGTGCCTCGGCGCGGTCGGGCGCTGCCAGGAGGCCGTCACGATCACCCAGGCCGACGCGGTCCCCGTGCTCGTGGTCCTGGTGGCCGTCGTGATCGGGCTGTCGTTGCTCACCTTCCGGCGCCGCGACGTCTGAGCCGGCCCCGCGGGCGGGCGTAGGCTCGGACGCATGAGCAGCCAGGACTCCCCCGTCATCCGAGTCGTCGGCCTGGGCGCCGACGCCGTGGCGTACGAGGACGCCTGGGAGCTGCAGCGCGCGGTGCACGCGGGCGTCGCCGAGGGGGCACCGGACGAGGTGCTGCTGCTCGAGCACCCTCCCGTCTACACCGCCGGCAAGCGCACCGAACCCCACGAGCGACCGACCGACGGCACCCCGGTCGTCGACGTCGACCGCGGCGGCAAGATCACCTTCCACGGCCCCGGCCAGCTGGTCGGCTACCCGATCGTGAGGCTGCCCGAGCACGTGCTCGTCGTCGACTACGTGCGCCGGCTCGAGGAGGCGCTGATCCTCACCTGCCGCGACCTCGGCGTCACGACCGCCCGCGTGCCGGGTCGCTCGGGCGTCTGGTTGCGCGCCGACGACCGCGGCCCCGAGCGCAAGATCGCCGCCATCGGCATCCGGGTCTCGCGCGGGGTCACGATGCACGGCTTCAGCCTCAACTGCGACGTCGACCTGGCCTGGTACGACCGCTTCGTGCCCTGCGGCATCGCCGACGCCGGGGTCACCACCCTCAGCGCCGAGCTGGGGCGCGAGGTGACGTGCAGCGACGTGCTGCCGATCGTCGAGCGGCACCTCCAGGCGCTGCTGGCCTGGCAGCCGTACGACCGCACGCCCGACTACGAGCCCCGGCCGGACCCGGCGAAGCCGCTCGGCCCCGCGGTCACGGTGCTCGCGCCGTCCGCGGGGGCGTGAGCGACCGGACGACGCCGGCTGGTCCGGAGGCGCCGCCTCGGCACCTGTCGTGGGCCGCGCGCCTCGCGCTGGTCCTCCTCGCGCTCGGTGCGGTGCTCGTCACGACGCTGGTCGCCGGACTGGTGGTCACCGGGACCGGCCCGCCGTCCTCCGCTGAACGCGCGCGGGCGGCCGAGCTCGCGTCGACCGAGATCGCCTCGCCGCAGCTGCAGGCGGCCGTGACGGACTGCGTGCAGGCGCCGGTGGCGTACGGGGTGCCGGCGAGCACCTCGGGTGCGAGTCGTCGGGCCGCCTGCCTCGGGGCGATGACACCGCCACCCACGGCCTACCTCGGACGGCCGCCGTTGCGGGTCGCCTCCGTCGCGGCGTACGACATGCTGCTGCTCGGTCTCCTGCTCACCGCCGTGGCGGGCCTCGGTGGGCTCGTGCTCGGGAGGACGGTCCGGCCGCTGCGGGCGACGGTCGCGGGCGCAGCCGTCGGTCTCACCGCCGCGGGCTCGGTCTGGGTCGTCGTGGCGGTGGCGCTGCTCGCGCGCGGTCAGACCGGCGACGTCGCGGTGCCGCTGCTGCAGGTCACCCGTGTCGGCCTGCTCACCGCCCTCGCGTCGGGGATCGGTGCGTACGCGAGTCGGCGCCTGGGTGGCGCGGCGCCCGCGGTCCTCGTCGTCGGTCTCCTCGGAGGCGCGAGCCTCCTGCTGCCCGTCGACGTGCTCGACGTCGCCGGCGCCTGGATCACCGCGAGCTGGTGAGCGGCACCTCGCGCGCGGGACCGCCGGCCCCGGGCATCCCGACCGGCGGGGACCCCGTCGGCGCGCTCTCGCACACGGCGTACGTCCGAGCGGGCTCGCCGGTGAGGACCCTGACCCGAGGCCCTGCGGCTGTCCCGGTCGCCCCACCGGGTGGTGCGACGAAGCCACAGCCGTCCGTACGCCTCGCCCCGACGCCCTCCCGTCCCGACAGCAGCCCGTCGACGGGCACGCGGGCGTCGACGTAGCGAGGACTCAGCACGGCACCGTGCGCAGCAGCGGTGGCGACACCGGCGAGACCGACCGACAGGCCGATGAGCAGGCCGATGGCCACGACGACCACCGACAGGACGGTCGTGTGCCAGGTGGGCAGTCTCATGGTGCTTGGACGCAGGATGCCGTCGAACGGTTCCACCGCCCGGCAGGGCACCTCAGCACTCGGCGCGTACGTGCCCTCGCGCCCCGGCGGGTCTCACGGCGCGGTCCCGCAGCAGCACCGACCAGCGGTCGCCGTGCCTCGCGCAGGCTGCGTCGAAGTCGGCGCGCCTGTACTCGATCTGCACGATGCGCCGCCCGTGGGCAGCGGCGTAGCGGTCGCACTCGTCGTAGCGCCGGCACTCCTCCACGACCGCGAAGTCGAACCCGACCCGGCGTACGGCACGGGGGCGGAGCCCCGCGAGGTTCTTCTGCGCGACCGCGAGGCCGACCCGGTGGACGCCGCGGGTGATGCGGCGGGCGAGGGCGAGGTTGTCGGCGCGCCGCAGCTGTCGCCCGGAGCGCAGGAAGGAGTCGAGGTTGTCGAGCTCGACCGCCTCGTAGCCGGCCCGGCCGCAGCCCCTGGCCCACCGCACGACCACCCGGGCGACCTCCGCACGGACCGCAGGGCGACGCGTGTCGAGCAGCACCTCCTGCCGCCATCCCGGGTCGCGCACCAGACGTCCGTCGCGGTCGCGCAGCAGCGCGCCCGGGTGGTGCGTACGCCACCAGCCCAGCGCCCCCGGCTGGGTCTGGAAGGCGTTGAGATAGCAGACGTCGAAGCCGCCGCCGCTCCCGTCGGGGTCCGCCGGCGGCGCCGTGCGGTCGCGCACCACGACGACCGCCCCGGGCACCTCGTACGCCCCGCCCAGCTGGTAGTCCGCCTCCGCGCCCACCGGGAACGGCGTGACTCGCGCCTGCGCCGGTGCGGCGGCGACGGGGAGTGCGAGCGTCGCCGCAACCGCGAGCACGGCGAGCCGCCCGGGCGCCCTCACGAGCAGACCCCCACCGCATTGCCCTCCAGGCACAGGTAGACGGGGGCCGACGTGGCCGGGTGCCCCGCGCTGTCGGTGACCGAGGCGGTGAGCCGGTACGCCGTACGCCCCTCGGCGTGATCCTGGGTCAGCCTTGCCGAGCCCGTACGCCCCTGCTCGCGCACCGCCGGGTGCAGGTGGGGCACCTCGCCCGGGTAGTGCAGGATCTGCAGCGTCGTCGTGGCGGAGTCGGCGATGTCGGCCCCTGCTGCGTCCGTCGCCGTGACCTGCCAGGAGACCTCGTCGCCGGGCGCGTGGAAGGTGCCGTCGGGCACCGTCACCGCGACCTCGGGGAAGGCCGTCGTGGGTTCCCAGGTCGCCCGGGAAGCGGCGATCCCGCGCTCGTCGACGTAGTCCAGCCGCGCGCGGTGGATGCCCGGCACGAGAGTGCGTACGAACCGCTCGCCGGAGTCGCCGCCGACCCCGAAGGTGTCGAGGACGACCTCGTCGTCGAGCACGAAGCGCGTCGGCCCCGCACCGGTCGCGACGAACTCGTACGCCCCGCCGGCGAAGCGGAACCTGCCCTCGAAGCTCACCGCGCTGCCCTGGTCGGGGATGCCGGGGGGTCGGGGAAAGGCCTCGGCGGTCTGCTCGCAGGTCACGGCGTCAGGGGTGCCGGTGAGCTCGCCGTCGGCGAACCACGAAGCACGCCAGGTGCCGAGGTCGCACGTCGTCGCACCGTCGGTGTCGTGGACGATCCGCCGCAGCTCACCGGGGAAGATCGTCAGGAACCACACGGTGCCGTCGGGCCCGATCCGTGTACGCACCGGCGTCGCGACGGCCTCGCGGGTCGCGAAGGACTCGTACGCCGCCCGCTCCGCGGCATCGTCGGTCGGGTCCAGGGAGGCCGTGTCGATCAGCCGCATCTCCCCCAGCGCGTAGTCGCTGTAGAGGAAGCGGTCGCGGTAGGCGGCCGGGTACGCCGGGGCCCCGGCGAGCGCGACACCGCCGGAGACGGACCCGCCCGCCTGCGGGTCGTGCGGGTAGACGTGGATCGGCGGCGTCGGCGCGGTCGGCACCTCCGGCGGCTCGGCCAGCGACGGGCACGACGGCTCGCGTCCGGCCTCCCTGAGGAACGAGGGCCCGGGGCGGTCGGCCTCGACGCACGGCCAGCCGTAGTTCGCGCCGCGCTCGAGACGGTCCAGCTCCTCCGCGGCGTCCTCGCCGACGTCGCCGAGGATGACGTCGCCCTCGGCGTCGACACCGAGCCGGAACGGATTGCGCAGCCCGTACGCCCAGATCCGGTCGCGGTTCTGCGACGCCGCCCCCGCACCGCTGTAGTAGGGGTTGTCGGGCAGGCCGAGACCGGTGTCGGGGTCGACGCGCAGCACCTTGCCGGCCAGCACGTCGAGGTCCTGGGCGCGGACGGCCTCGGGCGACTGCCCGGCGTACAGGGCGCCGTCGCCGACGGTGACCAGCAGGGCGCCCCTGTCGTCGAAGAGCAGCTCGCCCATGGCGTGGCCGGTGCCGACGAACGGCAGGCAGCCGGGGGTCTCGGGGACCGGGCAGGCGGCCACGTCCGGTGTCCCGAGCACGACCTCCTCCGCCCCGGCCTGGACGCCGTCGCGGAGCACGACCCGCGTCACGCGGTGGGTCTGCTCGAACCGGTCCGCCTGTGCGGGGTCCTCGAGGTAGGTGTAGCCGAGGTAGACCTCGCCGGTCGTCGTACGCCGGTCGAAGTCAGGCGCCAGCGTCATCGCGATGAGCCCGACGTCGTCGCGGGCGAGCACGTGGTCGGAGATGTCGATGACCGGCTCCGGGGCCACGACGCCGTCCTCGACCAGGCGTACGAGACCGCTCTTCTCGGCCACCAGCACGCGGCGTGCGTCCAGCACCTCGAACGTCGTGGGCAGGAACAGGCCGGCGGCCAGCGTCTCGGCGCGGAACCCCTCGGGAAGACCGGTCAACGCCGCCGGCGACGCGGGCTGCTGCGTGTCGACCCGCACGGCCTGCGACACCCCGCGGCGTACGCCCTTCTCGAGCCTCGCCACCACGTCGTGGGGGCCGTCGGCCAGGCGCACGGTGTCCCAGGTCCAGACCCAGGTGCCGTCCTCGGTCTCCGTCGCGCTGCCGGCCGGCTGGGCGTCGACGTACATCTCCAC
This region includes:
- a CDS encoding ABC transporter ATP-binding protein produces the protein MSTNSAAGAPVIETQGLRKVFRTRRGRSVVAVDGLDLAVPAGGVHGFLGPNGSGKTTSIRMMLGLASVTDGTIRLFGEPVPRQLPTVMPRIGAVVEQPKFTPTFTGRRNLELLARTHGVDDRAVDRTLEQVGMSGRESERFKGYSLGMKQRLAIAATLLTEPDLLILDEPTNGLDPAGIREIRDLIRTLGEQGVTVLLSSHILAEVEQVCRTVTIIGRGRRLAEGSVAELVAGTRTTRLVVGDTEATARAAQLLGDSGHAVRREGEALLLDDVDPGEANRLLGEAGIWASELTPVRRDLEGVFLELTAGAGPGRPSPGMTGDPSRGADPSRPSGESR
- a CDS encoding ABC transporter permease gives rise to the protein MSLLRLSRVELTRYRSRRAIAFLVVVSLVLTAVIAAVLIFQTRPFDRADIQRAEQQAAAEAEQPYIQRELRRCVNRPRTYGIRPDNPDVQQRCEEFVLPTAEWYLYRPELRPREQLQGGALGVATMLVMALILAATTFAGADWNSGSLINQLLAVPGRVRLWVAKALPVTVVSTAVTLVTLAGWWTAVLVTARLRDIGVGGPLLADIGWQIVRAGALAGFAALGAYALTMLLRSTVATLGVLFAYTVVGDLVLNLLPFDGQRYAISTNVFAWLNGSFTYYDYDRCLGAVGRCQEAVTITQADAVPVLVVLVAVVIGLSLLTFRRRDV
- the lipB gene encoding lipoyl(octanoyl) transferase LipB, producing the protein MSSQDSPVIRVVGLGADAVAYEDAWELQRAVHAGVAEGAPDEVLLLEHPPVYTAGKRTEPHERPTDGTPVVDVDRGGKITFHGPGQLVGYPIVRLPEHVLVVDYVRRLEEALILTCRDLGVTTARVPGRSGVWLRADDRGPERKIAAIGIRVSRGVTMHGFSLNCDVDLAWYDRFVPCGIADAGVTTLSAELGREVTCSDVLPIVERHLQALLAWQPYDRTPDYEPRPDPAKPLGPAVTVLAPSAGA
- a CDS encoding endo alpha-1,4 polygalactosaminidase — encoded protein: MRAPGRLAVLAVAATLALPVAAAPAQARVTPFPVGAEADYQLGGAYEVPGAVVVVRDRTAPPADPDGSGGGFDVCYLNAFQTQPGALGWWRTHHPGALLRDRDGRLVRDPGWRQEVLLDTRRPAVRAEVARVVVRWARGCGRAGYEAVELDNLDSFLRSGRQLRRADNLALARRITRGVHRVGLAVAQKNLAGLRPRAVRRVGFDFAVVEECRRYDECDRYAAAHGRRIVQIEYRRADFDAACARHGDRWSVLLRDRAVRPAGARGHVRAEC
- a CDS encoding PQQ-dependent sugar dehydrogenase; amino-acid sequence: MPTALAVGLVLVLGLLAPSALPAASAASGEPRSPVAATPSAGRPEAGTRTPPARRTRIILAVLPRRPVAGEQLLARGAVGAPGRRPVRLQLRVTDAEGERRWRTVERVRSFPGGRFRVRLVMPGTPTSLRAVAPRTWVGGRPARREVSPARRLVPVPQTIDATFPALVVPGSEATIAGAATPARRGRLMGLQQRTVGGPWEFVSFDRQDRRGRFALDLPTEDAGLVEVRVVAGRFNGAPLVRTAPSEVEIGREGIEATLRVTRGAETTTDDGRPALSGRPEVVVRPAEPVSAVEMYVDAQPAGSATETEDGTWVWTWDTVRLADGPHDVVARLEKGVRRGVSQAVRVDTQQPASPAALTGLPEGFRAETLAAGLFLPTTFEVLDARRVLVAEKSGLVRLVEDGVVAPEPVIDISDHVLARDDVGLIAMTLAPDFDRRTTTGEVYLGYTYLEDPAQADRFEQTHRVTRVVLRDGVQAGAEEVVLGTPDVAACPVPETPGCLPFVGTGHAMGELLFDDRGALLVTVGDGALYAGQSPEAVRAQDLDVLAGKVLRVDPDTGLGLPDNPYYSGAGAASQNRDRIWAYGLRNPFRLGVDAEGDVILGDVGEDAAEELDRLERGANYGWPCVEADRPGPSFLREAGREPSCPSLAEPPEVPTAPTPPIHVYPHDPQAGGSVSGGVALAGAPAYPAAYRDRFLYSDYALGEMRLIDTASLDPTDDAAERAAYESFATREAVATPVRTRIGPDGTVWFLTIFPGELRRIVHDTDGATTCDLGTWRASWFADGELTGTPDAVTCEQTAEAFPRPPGIPDQGSAVSFEGRFRFAGGAYEFVATGAGPTRFVLDDEVVLDTFGVGGDSGERFVRTLVPGIHRARLDYVDERGIAASRATWEPTTAFPEVAVTVPDGTFHAPGDEVSWQVTATDAAGADIADSATTTLQILHYPGEVPHLHPAVREQGRTGSARLTQDHAEGRTAYRLTASVTDSAGHPATSAPVYLCLEGNAVGVCS